tatgaaatgataaagctacccatttcattatgtatgaggtcgattttttttaattggagttaaaattaacgtagatatatgaccgaacctaaccaaccctacctaacctaacctaacctatcttcataggttatatatatatatatatatatatatatatatatatatatatatatatatatatatatatatatatatatatatatatatgtcgtacctagtagccagaacgcacttctcggcctactatgcaaggccacctACTATATGTGGCACGtaccacgtatatatatatatatactaggtacgacatatatatatatatatatatatatatatatatatatatatatatatatatatatatatatatatatatatatatgtatgtcgtacctagtagccagaacgcacttctcagcctactatgcaaggcccgatttgcctaataagccaagttttcatgaattaatgttttttcgactacctaacctaactttttcggctacctaacctaaccaaacctataaagataggttaggttaggttaggtagggttggttaggttcggtcatatatctacgttaattttaacgccaataaaaaaaattgacctcatacataatgaaatgggtagctttatcatttcataagaaaaaattagagaaaatatattaattcatgaaaactaggcttattaggcaaatcaggccttgcatagtaggctgagaagtgagttctggctactaggtacgacatatatatatatatatatatatatatatatatatatatatatatatatatatatatatatatatatatatatatatatatatgtcgtacctagtagccagaacgcacttctcagcctactttgcaaggcccgatttgcctaataagccaagttttcctgaattaatatattttctctaattttttgcttatgaaatgataaaagctacccatttcattatgtatgaggtcaattttttttattggagttaaaattaacgtagatatatgaccgaacctaaccaaccctacctaacctaacctaacttatctttataggttaggttaggtttggtagccgaaaaagttaggttaggttaggttaggtaggttaggtagtcgaaaaacaattaattcatgaaaacttagcatattaggcaaattaggccttgcatagtaggctgagaagtgcgttctggctactaggtacgacatatatatatatatatatatatatatatatatatatatatatatatatatatatatatatatatatatatatatatatatatatatttatattattgaatTAGCCCAAATGACAAAGAAAGCCATTTTAAAAAGTATATAAAGAACGGAACCTAACCTGTCCAAGTAaacctaggcctaatatacgcttTCTTAGACCTAATGTAGGCCTAAACGCTTAAGTTTGTGTATTTTTTTAGTACCGTCTAGATcattaataatataaaatatgaacATTGTTGGCTGTGAGTGTCGAGGTTTCGCCCGAACAGTGGggctgattccccccccccccccctgcaaaacTACTTGGGAAATCACACTAGTGATTTCCCCGgaggtaggttcgaatcctcgtcacggcccttgtggatttgtttattctctccctctctctatctctgttttTTTCTCTCCGCATCTCTCCCACCCACCCATTCACTCTGCATATTTTTCCCTTGTTCCCATTCTATTTCCCTTCATTCCTCCTATTCTTTCTGCCTCCCCAATCCCGGCCCGGAGCCAGGCTTGAttagtgagagcttggtccaacaggatgttgcttggagaggcccgcaggcccacgtatccatcatagcccggttggtccggcacttacaGAAAACAATCCAGTTTTTTCCTGAAGACTTCCACttttgttccgacaatatttcttatacttgctgggaggatactgaacagccgtggacctctgatgttcatacagtgttctctgttctgcattttcttccgtatcgttcactccagtatgtactcatctagttgtgcttgcgggggttgagctttggctctttggccctaCCTTTCAACCGGCTATcaactggtgtgttgttgttattttactgtgtacatttgggacctggccctccagtattttccatgactAGCTTAGTCAAATGGGGAGAACTAATATATTTTTCGTTTGCTGTTAGGAAAAACCTCTGTCATTTTGACCTTAAAACCATGTATTTGGCGTTATGTGTCTATCTTGTGTTGTCTGTCTGGcgttacctgtctgtctagcgttgtctgtctgtctgtctggcgttGCCTAAACTAGATGAACCATGCCTGCAGCGAGTACGTGCTGGCGCTGCTCCCGTCGAGTCCGCTGCCCGTCCAGCGCCGTCCACCCAAGTCTAACACCAGCGACGGCAACACCGCCGAGAGTGAGACAGGCGGAGGACGGTACAGGGGGAAGACAGACGGGGGGCCTCGGATATTATGCCTGATCGTCACGACGCCCCACTACCACCAGGAGCGGGCGGTCCACGTAGCCTCGACCTGGGCCCAGAGATGCAGCTTGGCCGTCTTCCTGACCACGCGCCCGGATCCTCGTCTCCCTCGCATACTCCTCACACCAGGGGCTCGCTCCTACGACCAGCTGTGGGACAAGGTCACCCAAGGTCAGTACTTCGAGGTCAGTacttgtgggggggggaagaggtcaaTCAAGAAGAGTACTACCCAGAGTAAGGTTGGGTGGCAGAGGTTTACTCTAGTGGTCCGCAGGTGATCGAAATACTGGTGGTTCATTCAAGTTGAAAATACATGTGAGGTTTCCATGGGGaaatgatggtgtgtgtgtgacagagacaGGTGGACGGGGTGACAGAGGTAGGTGGACGGGGTGACAGAGGTAGTGGACGGGGTGACAGAGGTAGGTGGACTGGGGTGACAGAGGTAGTGGACGGGGTGACAGAGGTAGGTGGACGGGTGTGACAGGGGTAGGTGGACGGGGTGACGCCAGCTATGAACGCAGCACGTCAGCTGTCATTATCGCGACTCATGCATTTAAGCCAAGGCGGTCGCTGACCGTCAGGAGCCATGCTGACTCTGCAACTTACTATAAGCTTTCCACTTCACTCAGCGTCCTGGCATGTATCCTGGCCTGTATCCCGACATGTATTCAGGCATACGATTACAAGACAACAGTCCAAGgtgggcgatgagtcacaataacgtcgctgaagaatgttgacgatCGAGAATGTCGATTTtgcatcaatcgacttgagaatggtccaggacggaccgaaacgtcgtcgtcccttcaccttctagtgtgtggtctggtcaacaacagtCCAAGGTGTAGAAGCAAGGTCAACAAAGGTCAGGACActcggagaagacagcatgatggTCAATATACCCTATAAGATGCCCATCCACGGTCGAAGGGATGATATATCGAAGCGTCTTTTCTTAATGGATAATTTAGAAGGTTAAGAAAGCAAGGCAGGATTTATTTTTTCCTCAAGGCAAAGGGCTCCTTACCCCTCGAACCTTCGGATACTTTCAGATTACAGTTCTCTTCTGACCTAACCTACCAAGATGTGACTCCCTAGCTTAAATGTGACAGCCAAATTACCGCTTTCTATATCGGAAACTTGAAATATATAAGAACACAAACACCTGAGAATTAAGGCAACATCAAAAGGCCAATTGGCCAACATAAGGTGGTTACTACTCGTCTGTGGTCGTTTAAAATTAACTCCATATATATGTACTTTTACACAAATAAACTATTGACTTATATttgtaacaccaccacctgctctcgcctgactttttattattattattattattattttctaccacagacgtggccacgcaTTCTCGCCTGACTGTGTCTGTGACGCTAACAGGCTCCAGGGGCCAAAAATTCATCGAcgaaacttgtacatctttcatcgatcATATCAGCTTTTTGTGTTTTTATTAAGCCCCTTACGAGCTCCTGAACGCTACAGTGTTGTTCTTGACCCAAGGTTATTGTTGTGGACGATCTCGTAGCGCTTCGGAGCTCGtagactgtttaataaatgtagcctAAGTCGACATGATTTCGTAACACCTTAAATATACACTTGGTTATTACTGGGAAATTTCTGTTGCAACATTTTAAAAGCATTGTATCTCATGTTAATGTGATAATTTTGAAGGTTGATGGCATCAGTGTGAGTGTACAGTATACTAGATGGTATACTCAACACTACCCAAGGGGCATAGTGTACCTAGTATTATAGACTAGGAAGGGATAGTTGATAAGACCTCTCCTGACCCAGACAAGACAAGTATACAGCCTATCGTAGCCTAGGTAAACAATATATTCTAAGTGACAGAAGGATTACCCCTACAAACCCATCCTGTCAAATAATAATGGCGATTGAAATCTATTCTGTCCTGAGAGACGGATTCAGCTGATATAGTTGTTTGCCCTGCTGTTGTAATAGTTCTCGTTATAATAGACCGTGGTTAAGGGGAAGCGGGTGGGAATGATTAACTACGGCCTGCAAGGTCTCGTATTGATCACATGTTGCAATATGCAGAGTGTGAAATGTCATGAGGGATTGATGTCTACagcgacgagagagagagagagagagagagagagagagagagagagagaggctctgGGAAGCTTCTTCCATCATTCTAAACCGTCAGCTCTAATTCCCGATCACAGTCGTAGGCGTCAacagtttggcggctggattaacgagcttgttgTCGTTTGATTTAGATTGAGCTACTGGGAACCaagagttgcaagtagcacgggctatggtgagcccgttgtggacttaactTGCCACAGAAGCGGGGGCTGTGAGagaattaacgagcatttgggcaTTGTTTATGAGTACTTGGCAATGTCAAGCTGAAGTATAAACTTAAGGGCTCATCATGATAACTCTCCTATGGCTATGAATACGAGTTCCCTATTGGTCATATTTCTAGTACGAGTTTTCTTCGTGATGTTCGGATGCTTGCCAGTCATAAACTAGATGGTACACTGTCTAACACTGACCACCTAACTACAGGGTTCCAGTGGGCGTATGGGCACCGGGAGGAGTTCGACTGGGTGGTGAAGGCCGACGACGAcaccttcctggtggtggagcatCTTCAGGCGGCTCTCAGCGCCCTGGACCCCGACCAGCCCCTGGCCTCAGGTGTTCACCTCCGCACCTGGGAGACTGTGAGTTGTTGGTGTGGGCCCTCGGGGGGCTTACCCAGGGTCCACCCTCCCAGGACACTGGGGCCGTCCCGTCCACCCTCCCAGGACACTGGGGCCGCCCCGTCCACCCTCCCAGGGCACTGGGGCCGCCCCGTCTACCCTCCCAGGGCACTGGGGCCGCCCCATCCACTCTCCCAGGGCACTGGGGCCGCCCCGTCCACCCTCCCAGGACACTGGGGCCGCCCCGTCCACTCTCCCAGGACACTGGGGCCGCCCTGTCCACCCTCCCAGGGCACTGGGGCCGCCCCGTCCACCCTCCCAGGGCACTGGGGCCGCCCCGTCCACCCTCCCAGGACACTGGGGCCGCCCCGTATAATGTTTCAGATATAATGCTGACATGATATTGAAAACTTCAAATACAACGTTAATATGACATTTAAAGCTTCAGATAGGACGATGAAAACGTCGAATATAAGTTATAAGGTTTGGAAGTGTCATGCTGCGGTCCGTTCTAGAGCATACTGGGGAATATGTTAAAGTATACTAAGCATATCATTCTAGGGTCCGTTCTTGAATATATCATACTAGGGTCGTTCTAGATTAATATCGTTTCAGGTCTTAACAATAGAAGTATTCATTTTACATTCGTTAAAACTGAAGCCTTTCTTGATACATCATGACTATGGGAGATGattttggatgagggaagttagaTGTTTATTTAATGTTGTAAGATGTTGGTCATttatccaacccgtcctcataaaaataacgtcacttttggctggtatgcgcgctatggccaaatttggacgtaatttgaaatgaaatcgactcacaaaagtgacgtactgttccgttttctgtttgagtcctccggcttactcggcaagcttagaagaggaaacttttcaTTAACGTttctcataccgttttgaaactttatgataaTTTCCTCCCCAcctacctatcagaggacccttaacttactgttgttgaaaaaaaaaatcctaaatttattttcatttttttttcattttcaaattacgtccatattcggccatacgggcaaacggccaaaagcgacgttctttttaagaggacaggtttctTTATCatgcgccccatacccatcccgtgggtggtagtgggataggttacaaaggcacataatggactcaggaactgaagcctaacattaatattaatttagatAAGCAAGTTAAAGTCTTGATAAGATAGTTACATAGTTTAATGTATAAATATCAATAATCTTTTATAGTACAGTGGGTTCAAGAACTGGACATCAAGAGTCTCCGAGCTGCGCAATTTACATATGTAGTGAGCTAGTTACATatagacacacagaaatcacactaacgtgatgcatcaaatgaacaaatccacaatcctcgtcacggcccttgtggatttgttcatttagttACATATAGTTTTACCAATTATTTTCAATATGATTTAGCATTTAAGGAGCGCCCTCTTCGCTGGCAAGTGAACACACATATTTTCCCCGAGCACAAAGCACTCTTCCTGCTGAGTGAATATTTTTGCTCTTGCCTCCCCAGGGGAAGACCTACCTCAACGGGGGCGCTGGGTACGTGTTGAGCCGGGGCGCCGTCACCAGGCTGGTCGAGGAGGGACTGCAGGCCCGAGCGTGCAAGGACAACCTCGAACTCGGCCTCAACGAGGATGTCAACATGGCCTCGTGTTTATCATTCGTGGGTGCGTGACGTCACTCGCGGCTTTGGGTGCCGGACCAGGTGGTTCAGGTGAAACTATATCTTCTAATGAACGGCAAACGGAGGTGGTCTAGGTGATCCTAGGTTCCCGTCCACCTAGCACGGGAACCCCACGggggagtcataggggagcttgttGCCATAGGTGAAGCTTAGTCCCGGGAAGGTGAGAGTGCTATGAGGTCCCTCCGGCATGGGCTGGGTGGAGGCAGTATATATATTCTCTGCTTTCATGTTCTGTAGTCGTGTTAGGATTCAATACGGGATTAATGAGTCTACTCATTGACCCACCCTTCGTAATGAGGGAAATGAGTAATCATGGCATCCTCCTTCCCTCAGGTGATGAGGGAAGCTGCTATTTGTAGCAGCTTCCCTTAGATTTTATCCTTTGGGGAGCTCCTTAAGGGGTGTTGAATATACTCACAACGTAAACACAATTATTATTAATGTCATGACGCTACATGACCCAACCATCGCTGCTGTTGCTTTCCACACGTCATGTGGAGTGACGACAAGTTGTTCCCTTAACAGTTGTGCGAGGTAGTGACAGGTGTCCCCTTTGACAGGTGTGGAGCTCCTCGACTCCCGGGACTCTGCGGGTCGACAGAGGTTCCACGTGTACCCTCCTCAACAGCTGATCGACCCTCGCCAGGAGAACAGCTTCTTTCATCTCTGGCTCAAGAAGATATCCATCTATCCCTATAAATTTGTGAGTAAAAATAGAATTCCGTAAGGTAGAGTCTCTGTGAGTTTCCCCCTCACGAATCTCAGTAAATggaggcctggggccagattcacgaaagcacttacgcaagcacttacgaacgtgtacatctttcctcaatctttgacggctttggttatatttattaaacagtttacaagcatgaaaacttcccattcaactgttgttattgttataaacagcttcctggtgcttcggagctcattaactgtttaataattgtaaacaaagccgccaaagattgagaaaagatgtacatgttcgtaagtgcttgcgtaagtgctttcgtgaatctggcccctgagtcTCTCCTCGTGACTCTGCTAGTCcgatgtccaaagagcttggaaaaTGCTAGGGTAGGAAGAAGGatggggagaggaaattcttgaaGAGGATTTGGATGGGGAATCAGGAGGCTTGAAAGtccgggtttcacacaattcccgccATGCACTCaggctctgtcaaccagtagtactACCTCTGACGCCCCTCCCACAACCTCATATTCCCTACGTTGAAGGGGCTGGACGATTAGGCTAGGAACAATTTCTAAAAGTTTCACATGTCAGCCTGTGATTTTAGGGCACGGGCCTACCGGGGCCTCGGAAATCAATGATAGGCTGCCATCACTGTGGAGAAGGTGACGGGAGCATAAGATCTTTTCtcacgtaattgtgcttgcgggggttgagctgcggctctttggtcccgccaatgAAGGATCCACTGGGGGGAACCTCCATAAAGGAACCTTTATGGAGGTTCCATATTTCTCATTCAACTTCAGGATGCTCTGAAAGCTCCTATGCTTAGTAAATTGGCCCCAATTTAACCTGCTGCATCTTGAGCTAAATTCATTGTTAGATTTGTTTGTTGTAGTCACATTTTCCTGCCTAGAGCAGCTGCTAGCCAAGGAGCGGGAGGAGCTGAGGGAGAGTCGTGTGGATGATAGCCAGTGTCATTTGGCTTTTTATCGTTGTTACTTGTCCTGTGATGAAGTTCATGTGCTCGAGTGTGTTTAATGCTGTTCAGTGTTTAGACTACCAGTTTtctctgagggagggggtgggggggggaggtgatgagAAATatgagtggtggggggggaggtaatGAGAAAtatgagtggtgggggggggagaggtgatgAGAAATatgagtggtggggtggggggaaggtgaTGTAAGGcgtagatgtgaaaatggttgagggaagggaactgtcaggagaaagcgccaagccatcacgacaatatagcactgggaagggaggtCAGGATGAGGGTTAGGGACGGGGCAGGGAAGTAATGGTGAAGATGGTTGAGATGCTGAATACCTCATTATTATGTTGAACACTtagctaggggggggggatgaagtaactaagatcaggaagagacttGTAAGGGACGATAAAGACTTAAATATGATCACGAAGACTTAAAAAGGATGATGGAGACTTAACTAGGATGATGAAGACTTAACTAGGATGATGAAGACTTAACTAGGATGATGAAGACTTAAAAAGGATGATGGAGACTTAACTAGGATGATGGAGACTTAACTAGGATGATGAAGACTTAACTAGGATGATGGAGACTTAACTAGGATGATGAGGACTATACTAGGGGTGATGAAGGTTTGAGTGGGGGATGGCAAGGATATCCTCGAGCCTCACTACAAACCCCACCGCTTGTGTGTCTCGGTAGGGCTACTCGGAGCTGAGCGAGGAGGTCATCAGTTTCCACTACGTCGACGCGGAGACCATGTACCTCCTCTACTACCTCATCTACCTcgtcaaccccaccaccaccaccaccatcaacccctCGACCTTCCATCACATCCGCGACCCTCCAGTAGGGTCCCCTCATTCAATCTCCCGAACGCCGCCTCTGCGCTGAGTCTCTTCCGGTTCGTCTTCGGGAGTCCAGGCCACGACAGGAGCTCGGTGGATGTCCAGACTCCAGCTGAAGTACTTCCAGTCTCTGATAATCTTTCCAGAGGAGAGGAGAGCTGGAATTGTGTTTGCTGGATCCGTTTTCATTGCTGTGACCGCAGGGGGTTATTCCCTAACACACACTGGTAATGTGTATTTATGtgtttaggttagattagcattttaaaagcactacaatcacctgtggttgattgtaagtaaatcactgaattatatgtttaacagcTCTCTAAACCTgtgcatggaggacagaagaaaatgtagatatactggttagcattgtaaatgactGGCCAcgattgtggtagaaaataataatactaataaaatggTATTGACGAAGCTAAATTAACACTGGAATGCATTTGGAGTGCCGGAATTTGGACGCTAATGATTTGCAGGACTTTCCAGCAGTGACTCTGGACCTGATGTACTGTACTGAGCAGTGCTCATGTAAATATAACTGTAAAATGACTGTATCTGTAAACATAAAGCTCATTAATTAATCCAATCAGTCGGTGCAGCTCGTAGCCAGTctgcagaaacggttgggcatgtttcctttcacctagtgCTCCCTGTTCACCTTGACCTCGTCAAGCCAAAgttcaggctgcctgtccccgagaAAACGGGAATTATATTGTCAAAAGAATGACTGAAAACGAATTATTTTATTGTTGTTTATTTTAGAAAATATTTCACCCTAATCACAGAGATGGTTGATGATATGttgatgtgtgacagtgatggttgATGATATGttgatgtgtgacagtgatggttgATGACATGTTGATGTGTGATGAGGATGGTTGATGACGTGTTGATGTGTGATGGAGATGGTTGATGACATGTTAATGTGTGATGAGGATGGTTGATGACATGTTGATGTGTGATGAGGATGGTTGATGACATGTTAATGTGTGATGAGGATGGTTGATGACGTGTTGATGTGTGATGGAGATGGTTGATGACATGTTGATGTATGATGAGGATGGTTGATGACATGTTAATGTGTGATGAGGATGGTTGATGACATGTTGATGTGTGATGAGGATGGTTGATGACATGTTAATGTGTGATGAGGATGGTTGATGACATGTTGATGTGTGATGAGGATGGTTGATGACATGTTAATGTGTGATGAGGATGGTTGATGACGTGTTGATGTGTGATGGAGATGGTTGATGACATGTTGATGTGTGATGAGGATGGTTGATGACATGTTAATGTGTGATGAGGATGGTTGATGACATGTTGATGTGTGATGAGGATGGTTGATGACATGTTAATGTGTGATGAGGATGGTTGATGACGTGTTGATGTGTGATGGAGATGGTTGATGACATGTTGATGTGTGATGAGGATGGTTGATGACATGTTAATGTGTGATGAGGATGGTTGATGACATGTTGATGTGTGATGAGGATGGTTGATGACATGTTGATGTGTGATGAGGATGGTTGATGACATGTTGATGTGTGATGAGGATGGTTGATGACGTGTTGATGTGTAATGATGATGGTTGATGACGTGTTGATGTGTGATGAGGATGGTTGATGACATGTTGATGTGTGATGAGGATGGTTGATGACATGTTAATGTGTGATGAGGATGGTTGATGACGTGTTGATGTGTGATGGAGATGGTTGATGACATGTTGATGTGTGATGAGGATGGTTGATGACATGTTAATGTGTGATGAGGATGGTTGATGACATGTTGATGTGTGATGAGGATGGTTGATGACATGTTGATGTGTGATGGAGATGGTTGATGACATGTTAATGTGTGATGAGGATGGTTGATGACATGTTGATGTGTGATGAGGATGGTTGATGACGTGTTGATGTGTGATGAGGATGGttgatgtgtgacagtgatggttgATGACATGTTGATGTGTGATGAGGATGGTTGATGTGTGACAGTGTTATGTTTTGATGCTTTCATCAAGAAAACAAGCTATAACATATTGTTAACAAATAATCAAAATATTTTAAACAAATAAATGTGGAAGCCAAACACGTGTTCGAGAAGTTGTGAGGTGGCGTGAAAGTCAAACACAGGTGTTAACCAGCATTGTGTTCACAGCACCAGTGGTGTTCGTCTGAACAACTCCTCCACCAGTGTTCAGGGACAACGTTCAGGAACTGGTGGCGTCAGATCCGACCCTGTACTTATATACCACAAACAATAATGATTTCTAGTCAATTTTTTTTGCATCAAATCGGTGTAATGGGCACTCGAGGCGAAGTATGATGGAGGTATAGTGACATCACTCAGGCGATGTAACTGTTCACCGCAGGGAGAAATATGAGGACACGgacctgggaaggggggggggtgtttacgtCAAAATGGATTGAGAAAAGATTTAGGTAAACACGGAATTTTTGGGGAATAGGATTGTTAGATTTTGTTGAAGggcatcataatttagcaatttggAATAGGTGGAGTGTTTCAAGCAGCATAGTCTCACAACCGAGGGGGCTTGGGTTCAATCCTCGGGCGGGGCAGAAACGATTGGGCACGTTTGAATGCGGCAGATGCCTCTGTTCCTCCTGGGTGTAAAATAGATACCAGGGTATTAGGCTATTATTGTGGGTTGGACGATCTAAGGCTCAACACTGACCATGCTGAGGAATGTCAGTAGTGACTGCCTCTTGGGGCAAGACCTCGACGAGcttaagtacaggcttcctgtccccaacaacggGGGTCTGTTTTGATCTATAAGAATGTTTGTCTATTCGATGTATGAGCCCAAACGGTTGCGGTTAGTCTCGTGCAAATTTCCATCAGAAATATGATAGGGTGGTTGTCATCGACCCCCCCCCATTGCCTCCTTTTAAGTGGGATTGGCTCCTGTTGCGACAACCACCGACGCCTATCATGCCTGAAATGTGGGTTTGATTGTCCATAAAGTTTTTTAACTAGATTCCTTGGCGGGACTATACCATCATGGTATAGTCCCATTCTAAGGAGCATTCTATATACCATtctagggagccgagcggacagcacgctggacttgtgatcctgtggtcctgggttcgatcccaggcgccggcgagaaacaatgggcagagtttctttcaccctatacccctgttacctagcagtaaaataggtacctgggtgttagtcagctgtcacgggctgcttcctgggggtggaggcctggtcaaggaccgggccgcggggacactaaaaaaaataaaaaagccccgaaatcatctcaagataacctcaagataccatcCTGTGTGGTGGGGAtatttagcatcacgtagttagtgttcttgacacacactgtactccccttcatgtagtctGAGGCACCTGCACAAATGCAAATGTAtttaaatgtattaataaaaaaactgGTATAGAGGTTGAATCAATGTTGATAACGTTGATTCAGCGTTACTTGAGCGTGTTTTGCTactgggagagaggagagggagaatgAGAGAAACAGACCACCATGCACGCCGTCTATCTATACGAAATGTGTTTACTTATGGAAGGATGGCAACCCAGCTAGCCAGCCTCATGCATGGCGATTGTTTACTTTATGGAGAGTCGTATAGCGTGGTCCGGGTCATTTAGTGATGAAGCCTGTGTTGTGATAAGTGTTACAGGgatgaggtgtgtggtggggagggagtgtgtaTATTGGAAGACAAGGAgagcctgtgtatgtgtgtgtgtgtgtgtctggggggggggaggatatgcGTGAGAGAGCCAC
The Procambarus clarkii isolate CNS0578487 chromosome 60, FALCON_Pclarkii_2.0, whole genome shotgun sequence genome window above contains:
- the LOC123766844 gene encoding glycoprotein-N-acetylgalactosamine 3-beta-galactosyltransferase 1 yields the protein MMETGVFVMGRLLRRRPRYTTFLTLFLAVSTILLLHHLALLIYAYHEYVLALLPSSPLPVQRRPPKSNTSDGNTAESETGGGRYRGKTDGGPRILCLIVTTPHYHQERAVHVASTWAQRCSLAVFLTTRPDPRLPRILLTPGARSYDQLWDKVTQGFQWAYGHREEFDWVVKADDDTFLVVEHLQAALSALDPDQPLASGVHLRTWETGKTYLNGGAGYVLSRGAVTRLVEEGLQARACKDNLELGLNEDVNMASCLSFVGVELLDSRDSAGRQRFHVYPPQQLIDPRQENSFFHLWLKKISIYPYKFGYSELSEEVISFHYVDAETMYLLYYLIYLVNPTTTTTINPSTFHHIRDPPVGSPHSISRTPPLR